A region of the Anaerobiospirillum thomasii genome:
ATTCTCTCGGCAATACCGCTCTTTAGTGTTTCTGTATATACAACCATCAATGATGGATTTAGGACACACATCACAGCCCGTATGGTGCGCTGGGCAAGTTCATCAGCCTGCAGAGGGTCAACAGGCAGAACGCCCATATCATTGTACATAGGAAAATAGCGTATTTCTCCTGCCATACCGTCCTTGCCGCGCAGCAGACTGCCCTGATAGCAAAAGCCGCAGGCAGGAGCGCGTCCTGGCACCAAAACCACACCAGAGACATAATGATGATTTGGATAGCGGGCATGACAGCCTAATGTGGCTGCATTGATGTCAGTTTCAAAAAAGACAGGTACATTAAATCTTTTTTGCAGATGCTGCGCCAGGCGCTTGGAGCGCGGATCATGACGCAAAGCCGAAGCCACACGGCCGCCTATGGTATCTGATGGCATGGAAATACCGATGATGGCAACTTTTGAGTAAAGATCAAGCACTCTTTCTATACCTATTCTAAACTCATCAGTATGGATTTTAGATAAAAGCTCCTCGCGTCTTTCTATACACTCGCCAAATAAATCATGCACACTGTAGCAGGCATAGTCATTTCCGGCTCTCTGATAGCATGATATGATAAGCATGAGTTTATGCGTGGCATTATATCTAAATGAGGCAGCAGGACGGCCACCTGAGGTTGATACAAGCTCGCCCTGTGTAATCTCTCCTGTCTCAAGCAGTGACATTATCAGTTTATTGATGGTTACCACGCTAAGACCTGTCAGTTCCTTAAGGCATGATATGGTTGCCACCTGCTCTTTGTGCAACGCTCTTCTTAAGGTCAGCAGATTCTGCTCACGTATCTGATGGCCAGTAATTGACTGATTTTTTAGAAGCATGTCAAAACCTTTTTAAACTAGCTTAATAAATTGAGTTTAATATTAGTAAATTTTTTTATACAACTCAAGAGTCTTATAGTGTCATGCATAAAATTAGCATTAGCTAACACTTGTCATACATATTATAAATAAGCTTTCTTAAATGTAAAATTAACCTACGTATAAAAAATATACGTATAGTATGTATAATTTTTAGCGTGATATAGCGCACATTTTTAACAAAATATTTACATTTTTTAACCTTAAAAAAATCCTAAAAACTGTGTAAAAAC
Encoded here:
- a CDS encoding ROK family protein, producing the protein MLLKNQSITGHQIREQNLLTLRRALHKEQVATISCLKELTGLSVVTINKLIMSLLETGEITQGELVSTSGGRPAASFRYNATHKLMLIISCYQRAGNDYACYSVHDLFGECIERREELLSKIHTDEFRIGIERVLDLYSKVAIIGISMPSDTIGGRVASALRHDPRSKRLAQHLQKRFNVPVFFETDINAATLGCHARYPNHHYVSGVVLVPGRAPACGFCYQGSLLRGKDGMAGEIRYFPMYNDMGVLPVDPLQADELAQRTIRAVMCVLNPSLMVVYTETLKSGIAERMKKRFSSEAEIAFMPKIEINSKIRDDIVSGMIILCLEKLAKL